The Panicum hallii strain FIL2 chromosome 9, PHallii_v3.1, whole genome shotgun sequence genome has a window encoding:
- the LOC112876608 gene encoding uncharacterized protein LOC112876608, which produces MGNCQAAEAAAVLIQHPGGGRTERAYWALSAGAVMAANPGHYVAAVIATTQPAAAAGGAPAVTAKHLKLLRPDDTLLLGRVYRLVSFEEVLREFASKRHVKLSRVTIRAKDDEEEVKPAGTKHRRRRTSGDRRGGGERKESDRSLAKIMRQTEEPEPEPGQPSSGPSSPDHGDPADAAADLDAELEAALLPHGALLGRRAARQWRPALQSIAEG; this is translated from the exons ATGGGCAACTgccaggcggcggaggcggcggcggtgctgatCCAGCACCCGGGCGGCGGCCGCACGGAGCGCGCCTACTGGGCGCTCTCGGCCGGGGCCGTCATGGCGGCCAACCCGGGCCACTACGTCGCCGCCGTCATCGCCACCACGcagccggcggccgcggcggggggCGCGCCCGCGGTGACCGCGAAGCACCTCAAGCTGCTCCGCCCCGACGACACCCTCCTGCTCGGCCGCGTCTACCGTCTTGTCAGCTTCGAAG AGGTGCTGAGGGAGTTCGCGTCAAAGCGGCACGTCAAGCTGAGCCGCGTCACGATCAGGGCCaaggacgacgaggaggaggtgAAACCGGCGGGCACcaagcaccgccgccggcgtaCCAGCGGCGacaggcgcggcggcggcgagcgcaaGGAATCCGaccggtcgctcgccaag ATCATGCGCCAGACggaggagccggagccggagccaggccagCCGTCCTCCGGCCCCAGCTCCCCCGACCACGGCGACCCCGCCGACGCGGCGGCCGACCTCGACGccgagctggaggcggcgctgCTGCCTCACGGAGCG